GAATCCTGGGTGAGCGCCCGAAATGCAGCGGGGGTAAAGATCAATTGGCAATTCTCGACCCAGGATGCCCGTCGCAGCTTTGGTCGGCACTATCAAGCTATCCGTATTAATTGAACGCTGTACTAGCAGGTCACCCTCAAAATGGGCGGCAAAATCATCACTGGAACGCTGAACACCCAGGCGGGCAGCGATACGTGTATCACCACGATGCGGCTGCAATAACTCAGATTGTGCTAGAGGAGCGTATTCCTAGCGATAAAGACGCACTCCAAGCCATTGAGCAGTCCAGTGATCGCTTCACGAGTTCCTCAGGGCTGTGGAGGTAGGCAGAGTAAAAGAGAATACGCTGCCCTGCCCCACGTTAGACACCACCCACATCTCCCCGCCCATCGCCTCGACCAGCCCTTTGGCAATGGTGAGACCCACCCCGCTCCCACCTTCACTGCGGGAACGTGCAGGATCAGCACGGTAAAACCGCTCAAAGATGCGCGGCAGGTGTTCGGCGGGAATCCCCGTACCCGTGTCCTGAACGTTGAACTTCAGCAATGCTGCCTCTGTCTGCACCGTGACGCTGACTTTGCCGCCCGCTGGCGTGTGTCGCAGGGCGTTACTGAGCAGGTTAGTCAGCACTTGCAGGGTGCGCTCCTCATCAGCCTTAATCTGGGGGAGTACGGCGTCGGTAATCTGAAGTTGCACGCCCTTGTCCTCGAAAGGGGTGGCGAAACGCTCCCGCATAATCTGCAACAGTCCCTGCGGGTCTATGGCTTTCAGGTGCAATTCCACCTTACCTGCTTCCACGCGGGACACCAGGCTCAGGTCGCGCACCAGTCTGTCCATCGCCCCGATTTCACGGGAAATGGACTGCGCGGCGTGTTCAGGGGTCATCACGCCGTCCTGCATGGCATCTGCGTACCCGCGCAGGGC
This genomic window from Deinococcus fonticola contains:
- a CDS encoding sensor histidine kinase, giving the protein MRFFPRLLLSHLLVILLAVLGMFLSAELVAPNFYREHVNRMAAMMTGMIGTANHELRLDLETGLRTTLTSALLASLPLAGGIAIVTAWLVSRRLGRSVQLLDEGSRALAQGNYARRLPETGQDELSDLAHNFNVMAGALEQVEQGRVELIGNVAHELRAPLAALRGYADAMQDGVMTPEHAAQSISREIGAMDRLVRDLSLVSRVEAGKVELHLKAIDPQGLLQIMRERFATPFEDKGVQLQITDAVLPQIKADEERTLQVLTNLLSNALRHTPAGGKVSVTVQTEAALLKFNVQDTGTGIPAEHLPRIFERFYRADPARSRSEGGSGVGLTIAKGLVEAMGGEMWVVSNVGQGSVFSFTLPTSTALRNS